A window of Candidatus Gorgyraea atricola contains these coding sequences:
- a CDS encoding thiamine pyrophosphate-dependent dehydrogenase E1 component subunit alpha, translated as MKMQGIDRKTFIWLFETMLKIRMVEEKIIELYPDQEIKCPVHLCIGQEAIAAGVCANLKKTDYVFSNHRGHGHYIANGGDLNEFMAELYGRVTGCSKGKGGSMHLADTKNGFMGSSAIVGGGIPIAVGAAMGSVMQEQKRISVVFFGDGATDEGTFNESLNFAALKKLPVVFVCENNFYATNSPASARQALDNIYKKGLPYGIPGIKIDGNDVGEVFEAARVAVERAKNNKGPSLLECRTYRWKGHVGPDCDFETGCRPRGELDRWLKKCPIERFRKSILKEGILSIRDIGDIKESLGREIEKAVSFAKSSSFPKKEGLLEDVY; from the coding sequence ATGAAAATGCAAGGGATTGACAGAAAGACATTTATCTGGCTTTTTGAAACCATGCTGAAGATCAGGATGGTTGAAGAAAAGATAATCGAGCTCTATCCTGATCAGGAGATAAAGTGTCCTGTGCATCTATGCATAGGACAGGAGGCAATAGCTGCTGGCGTGTGCGCAAACCTCAAAAAAACAGATTATGTGTTTAGTAACCACAGAGGTCATGGTCATTATATTGCTAATGGTGGGGATTTAAATGAGTTTATGGCTGAGCTGTACGGAAGGGTTACAGGTTGTTCAAAAGGTAAGGGCGGCTCTATGCACTTAGCGGACACTAAGAATGGGTTTATGGGCAGCTCTGCAATAGTGGGCGGAGGCATACCTATTGCAGTTGGCGCGGCCATGGGTTCAGTAATGCAGGAGCAGAAAAGAATCAGCGTGGTATTTTTTGGTGATGGCGCAACAGATGAAGGCACATTTAACGAAAGCTTGAATTTCGCAGCCTTAAAAAAACTGCCTGTTGTCTTTGTCTGCGAAAATAATTTTTATGCGACTAATTCGCCAGCATCTGCGAGGCAGGCCCTGGATAATATATATAAAAAAGGACTACCTTATGGAATCCCAGGCATAAAGATAGATGGAAATGATGTAGGAGAGGTTTTTGAAGCGGCCAGGGTTGCTGTGGAAAGGGCGAAAAACAACAAAGGCCCGAGCTTACTTGAATGCAGGACCTATAGATGGAAAGGCCATGTGGGGCCGGATTGTGATTTTGAAACAGGGTGCAGGCCAAGAGGGGAACTGGATAGGTGGCTTAAAAAATGCCCGATAGAGAGGTTTAGAAAATCTATTTTGAAAGAAGGAATTTTATCAATACGGGATATAGGGGATATAAAGGAAAGCTTGGGAAGAGAAATCGAAAAAGCAGTATCCTTTGCCAAGTCTTCATCGTTTCCGAAAAAAGAAGGATTGTTAGAGGACGTGTATTAA
- a CDS encoding glycosyltransferase family 9 protein, whose amino-acid sequence MKRKILIVKMGFTETIDKKVSTENVSLGDVFRTTAILHLFKKDDVTWLTTKEASPLLTGNPYINKLLVYDLTTSLQLKSQEFDMIINLEKIPGVCALTDSINAWKRYGFRFDVKKGTAEAYEHSYEAVANSEDPVLRRKMKKNWTQMLYEMVGARWSEQGYILGYKPKTQQRFDIGFNTKVGMRWPNKTWPKKNWRRLEKLIDGRYSISYQQSLSDINGYIDWLNSCRLIITNDSLGLHLAIALKKGIIAMFGPTSEKEVFLCNGGMVIKPDKSLECMPCFNTVCKYSKSCMHNIKPESIYKNIAKLLK is encoded by the coding sequence ATGAAAAGAAAGATACTTATCGTTAAGATGGGGTTTACAGAGACTATTGATAAAAAGGTCTCTACTGAAAATGTCAGCCTTGGCGATGTCTTTAGGACCACGGCAATATTGCATCTGTTCAAGAAGGATGATGTAACATGGCTTACCACTAAAGAGGCGAGCCCCCTTTTGACAGGCAATCCTTATATAAATAAGCTGCTGGTGTATGACTTAACCACTTCCCTGCAGCTTAAGTCCCAAGAGTTCGACATGATTATAAATCTGGAAAAGATTCCGGGTGTATGCGCGCTTACGGATTCTATAAACGCGTGGAAGAGATATGGTTTCAGATTTGATGTAAAAAAAGGAACAGCAGAGGCGTACGAGCATTCATATGAAGCAGTGGCAAATTCCGAAGATCCTGTGCTGCGGCGGAAGATGAAAAAAAACTGGACCCAGATGCTTTATGAAATGGTAGGGGCAAGATGGTCAGAACAAGGCTATATACTGGGCTATAAACCAAAGACTCAGCAGAGATTTGATATAGGGTTTAATACCAAGGTTGGGATGCGATGGCCAAACAAGACATGGCCCAAAAAAAACTGGAGAAGATTAGAGAAATTAATAGATGGAAGATATTCAATTTCATACCAGCAGTCGCTTAGTGATATAAATGGTTACATTGACTGGCTTAATAGCTGCAGGCTTATTATTACAAACGATTCGCTGGGATTGCATCTTGCAATAGCGCTGAAGAAAGGCATCATTGCAATGTTTGGCCCAACCTCAGAGAAAGAGGTGTTTCTTTGCAATGGAGGTATGGTAATAAAACCGGATAAGAGCTTAGAATGCATGCCGTGTTTTAACACTGTTTGTAAATACAGTAAAAGCTGTATGCACAATATAAAACCAGAGTCCATATATAAAAACATTGCAAAATTATTAAAATAG
- a CDS encoding pyruvate dehydrogenase complex E1 component subunit beta: MPWTKVYPDRTEFENARKESGKPLRGLTYREAIKEAFTQILEEDSRVFLIGEGIDDAGGVFGTTKDLHKRFGRSRIIDIPIAENATTGIAIGAAITGMRPVFIHMRMDFLPMSMDQIINHAAKWSYMFGGTVKIPLTIRSIIGRGWGSASQHSQSLQALFMHVPGLRVAMPATPYDVKGLLISSVKENTPVIFIEHRWLYEHVGYVPEDMYTVPFGKGVVRRIGRDVTLVGISYMMFESLKAQEVLQKHGVSVEVIDLRTLTPLDEDLILESVKKTGRLVVADTGWSNCGVAAEIVSRVSEKAFKYLKSPAARIGLPESHTPASSALEKEFYPDYKDIVDVISKKVKE; the protein is encoded by the coding sequence ATGCCGTGGACAAAGGTTTATCCTGACAGGACAGAATTTGAAAATGCTCGCAAGGAGAGTGGCAAGCCTTTAAGAGGCCTTACTTATAGAGAGGCCATAAAAGAGGCCTTTACTCAGATATTAGAGGAAGATAGCAGAGTCTTTTTAATCGGCGAAGGCATAGATGATGCAGGTGGGGTATTTGGCACTACCAAAGATCTACATAAAAGGTTTGGACGATCCAGAATTATTGATATACCTATTGCAGAAAATGCCACCACAGGCATTGCCATAGGCGCTGCAATTACTGGCATGAGGCCAGTTTTTATTCATATGCGAATGGATTTTTTACCCATGTCAATGGATCAAATAATTAATCATGCTGCAAAATGGAGCTATATGTTTGGCGGGACAGTCAAAATCCCTTTGACCATAAGGTCGATAATAGGCAGGGGCTGGGGTTCTGCCAGCCAGCATTCACAAAGCCTGCAGGCGCTTTTTATGCATGTGCCTGGCTTGAGGGTCGCAATGCCAGCCACTCCTTATGATGTTAAAGGCCTTTTGATTTCGAGCGTAAAGGAAAATACCCCTGTTATTTTCATAGAACATAGATGGTTATATGAACACGTAGGGTATGTCCCTGAAGATATGTATACTGTACCGTTCGGCAAAGGTGTTGTTCGGAGAATCGGCAGAGATGTGACTCTTGTGGGTATTTCTTATATGATGTTTGAATCTCTGAAGGCACAAGAGGTTTTACAAAAACATGGGGTGAGCGTCGAGGTGATAGACCTGCGCACATTAACACCATTAGACGAAGATCTGATCTTAGAATCCGTTAAAAAGACAGGCAGATTAGTTGTGGCAGATACAGGTTGGAGTAATTGCGGGGTGGCAGCAGAGATAGTTTCAAGGGTCTCTGAAAAGGCATTCAAATATCTAAAGTCTCCTGCAGCAAGAATTGGTTTGCCTGAATCGCATACACCTGCCTCTTCTGCGCTGGAAAAAGAATTTTACCCTGATTATAAAGATATAGTCGATGTTATAAGCAAAAAGGTGAAAGAGTGA
- a CDS encoding radical SAM protein encodes MDELRIDNHKLIYHVDRVNRWQKGELIAPIYMEIAPSGACNHRCIFCGLDYMGYKPKFLDTKILLGAVKSAAKCGVKSIMYAGEGEPLLHGDIARIINFTKSSGIDAAVTTNGVFLNDEIIKKCLKSLSWIRVSFNASTAVTYKKIHRCLKGDFEKVLSNLDRAVRYKRKFRLDCTIGVQMLLIPENKGEVIKLAKLIKKTGVDYLIIKPFSKHPMSRSNIDKDFDYAKFLYLEDRLKRISTEEFKIIFRSQTMEKLKKNRVYKHCPGLPFWAYIDAEGNVSACSAYLGEKRFVYGNIYKGEFSDIIKGEARRKILNMAATRLDSRNCREICRLDDVNRYLWELKRPLAHVNFI; translated from the coding sequence ATGGATGAACTGAGAATAGATAATCATAAATTAATATATCATGTTGATAGGGTAAATCGATGGCAGAAGGGCGAGTTGATAGCGCCTATTTACATGGAGATCGCGCCTTCTGGCGCCTGCAATCATCGATGCATATTCTGCGGATTAGATTATATGGGATATAAACCGAAATTCCTGGATACAAAGATTTTACTAGGGGCTGTAAAAAGCGCGGCTAAATGTGGAGTAAAAAGCATAATGTACGCAGGTGAGGGCGAGCCCCTTCTTCATGGGGATATAGCCCGTATAATAAATTTTACAAAAAGCTCAGGGATTGATGCAGCTGTTACTACAAATGGGGTATTTCTTAATGATGAAATAATAAAAAAGTGCCTTAAGAGTCTCTCGTGGATACGAGTAAGTTTTAATGCATCTACCGCAGTTACCTACAAAAAGATTCATAGATGCTTAAAGGGAGATTTTGAAAAAGTCCTCTCTAATTTGGATAGGGCTGTAAGATACAAACGTAAATTTAGATTAGATTGCACGATAGGCGTCCAGATGCTATTGATTCCAGAAAACAAGGGAGAGGTCATTAAGTTAGCCAAACTCATTAAAAAGACAGGCGTGGATTATCTAATAATAAAGCCATTTTCAAAACATCCAATGAGCCGTAGTAATATAGACAAGGATTTTGACTATGCTAAATTTTTATATCTGGAGGATAGGCTTAAAAGGATATCGACAGAGGAATTCAAGATAATATTCAGATCCCAGACAATGGAAAAACTAAAAAAGAACAGGGTCTATAAACATTGCCCGGGGCTACCTTTCTGGGCATATATAGACGCAGAGGGTAATGTCTCTGCTTGCAGCGCGTATTTAGGTGAAAAGAGATTTGTGTATGGGAATATATATAAGGGTGAATTTTCTGACATCATTAAAGGTGAGGCGCGTAGAAAGATTTTGAATATGGCTGCAACGAGACTCGATTCGCGAAATTGCCGCGAGATTTGTAGGCTCGATGACGTAAATAGGTACTTATGGGAGCTTAAAAGGCCCCTGGCACATGTCAATTTTATATGA